A portion of the Clostridium gelidum genome contains these proteins:
- a CDS encoding methyl-accepting chemotaxis protein, giving the protein MNLFKKVRSKLIIAFLVVSILIGVVGTIGVLSLKTVNIKATEMYTISLQHVNQILSIKANVLEIKSGILIIMYEKDKYKVEESQKNIASALIENDKYISDYEKSQMTKDEEKVWAEFNGSMIKYEDIRDKVMESVKSNNLDEAQKKYLEMVPVQTNMIYSLGKVIDMNLSQAKLAKDDISSTYKNANITIVVLTFIGLIIAILLGLIMSSGVNKPLKKIKDFAERLALYDFSNPININIKDEFGQTSVALNKAQQNVNNLVKEIMENSQDISASSEELSATAEELSSKVVSVDKAVNKIVNGMQESSATSEEISASVQEVDSSINELSEKAMEGSNNANQSKERASEIQKNISQAIDETKKLYSEKKNNMLQAIKNGKVVDNIKIMADTIGNIAEETNLLALNAAIEAARAGEQGKGFAVVAEEVRKLAEQSSQAVIGIKDTIMMVQEAFTNSIDTGKDILQFINTDVNEQLNEYGETGKQYYNDSDFVSKMSEEIAAMSEEITATVSQVSEAVQNMAKTSQKSNEQAEDIKENMNETTKAIEQVAKTAQSQAELAQKLNKIVQKFKI; this is encoded by the coding sequence ATGAATTTATTTAAAAAAGTAAGATCTAAATTAATTATTGCATTTTTGGTTGTATCTATTTTAATTGGGGTAGTGGGAACTATTGGAGTACTATCATTAAAAACTGTAAATATTAAAGCAACAGAAATGTATACTATAAGCCTCCAACATGTTAATCAGATTTTATCCATAAAAGCCAATGTTTTAGAAATTAAAAGTGGTATATTAATTATTATGTATGAAAAAGATAAATATAAAGTAGAAGAATCACAAAAAAATATTGCATCTGCATTAATTGAGAATGACAAATATATATCTGATTATGAAAAGTCACAAATGACAAAAGATGAAGAAAAGGTCTGGGCAGAGTTTAATGGCAGTATGATAAAATATGAAGATATTAGGGATAAAGTAATGGAATCAGTTAAATCTAATAATTTAGATGAAGCACAAAAAAAATATTTAGAAATGGTACCTGTACAGACAAATATGATTTATAGTCTTGGTAAGGTTATAGATATGAATTTATCCCAAGCAAAACTAGCAAAAGATGATATTTCGTCGACATATAAAAATGCAAATATAACTATTGTTGTATTAACTTTTATAGGTTTAATAATTGCAATATTACTTGGGTTAATTATGTCAAGTGGTGTAAATAAACCATTGAAAAAAATAAAAGATTTCGCAGAAAGGTTAGCATTATATGATTTTTCAAATCCGATTAATATTAATATAAAAGATGAATTTGGACAAACAAGTGTTGCTTTGAATAAAGCACAACAAAATGTAAACAATTTAGTTAAGGAGATCATGGAAAACTCTCAAGATATAAGTGCATCTAGTGAAGAACTTTCAGCAACTGCAGAGGAGTTATCTTCTAAAGTTGTAAGTGTAGATAAAGCTGTAAATAAAATTGTAAATGGTATGCAGGAGTCTAGTGCAACATCAGAAGAAATAAGTGCTTCGGTTCAAGAAGTAGATTCAAGTATTAATGAGCTTTCAGAAAAAGCTATGGAAGGAAGCAATAATGCAAACCAGTCTAAAGAAAGAGCTTCAGAAATTCAAAAGAATATTAGCCAAGCTATAGATGAAACAAAAAAGTTATATTCCGAAAAGAAAAATAATATGTTACAGGCTATTAAGAATGGAAAGGTAGTAGACAATATTAAGATTATGGCAGATACTATAGGAAATATAGCAGAGGAAACCAATTTGCTGGCACTAAATGCAGCTATAGAAGCAGCAAGAGCTGGAGAACAAGGAAAAGGATTTGCTGTTGTTGCAGAGGAAGTAAGAAAACTTGCTGAACAGTCATCCCAAGCAGTAATAGGTATTAAGGATACTATTATGATGGTTCAAGAAGCATTTACAAATAGTATTGATACTGGAAAAGATATACTACAATTTATTAATACAGATGTAAATGAGCAACTTAATGAATATGGAGAAACTGGTAAACAGTATTATAATGATTCGGATTTTGTAAGTAAAATGTCAGAGGAAATTGCAGCTATGTCAGAAGAAATTACAGCTACAGTAAGTCAGGTAAGTGAAGCAGTACAAAATATGGCAAAAACATCACAAAAGTCTAATGAACAAGCTGAAGATATAAAAGAGAACATGAATGAAACGACTAAAGCTATAGAACAAGTGGCAAAAACAGCACAAAGCCAAGCAGAACTTGCTCAAAAACTTAATAAAATAGTACAAAAATTTAAGATTTAG